Genomic segment of Candidatus Deferrimicrobiaceae bacterium:
CCCAACGACAAGTACTTTTCCGTTATCTAACAACGTTGCCGTGTGCTTATTTCTAAAATGATTAGTAGACCCTGTAGGTGAAAACGAATTGGAGACTGGATCGTACAATTCTGCAGACACAGATACTTTATCAATAGTTTCATTATTTCTTGCACCGCCGATAACCAATACTTTTCCATTGCCAAGTAATGTCGCAGTAAATCCTTCCCATCGTATGTATTCCATTGTGCCTACCGGGGAAAACAAACCGGTTTCCCAATCGTAAAGTTCAGCATGTTTCCCCCCTACTACCAATACCTTGCCGTTTGGGAGCCGTGTCGCTGTGTTATAACCACAGACATGCTCCATTGATCCAGTGGGAGAAAACGTTCCCATTTGAGGGTCGTACAACTCTGCCGAAGATAGACGTTCGTCCGTCCGGTCCTTATAATTGAATGTCCCGTGCCCACCAACGATTAGAACTTTTCCATTTGGCAGGAGGGTTGCGGTGTGCTGTATACGTGCCTTATTCATTTCTCCTGTAACGCTTCCTATTAATGTATCAATCCCACCCGCTATAGAATATGAGAGTAAGTCCATAAACAAAACAAGCAATGCAACGAAATAATAATTTATTTTATTGCTATTGAACGATTTTGCCATGATTTACCTCTGTCCGTCTAACGCTCAGGTTCAGCTGCGGGCCGAAGGCGCGCATTTTCCAACGAGATAAATAAATACGTGACTGAAGGAGCCGTCAGCTCCAACCGTTTGTTAGACGCCCTTAACATTTTTATTAGGCTCTTTCGGTAATTGAGCCGTATGCCATACCGCCACTATCCATATTGTTTGATTTTGTACGCTATAGAAAAACCGATAGGGTAACACGAGCAATTCACGATATGGAAGTTCAGGGTATTCTGGAATAATACGCCCTGATAACGGGTGCTTCTCTAGCCGTTTTAGTAATTCATCCGTCTTTTTTAGAAAATTTATTGCGGCGTCAGGATTATCATTATTTATATATTTGGCAGCTGATAATAATTCGGTTTTCGCAGATGGGGTAAACCGGAGTTTCACAGGATTATCCCTCTTTTAATAATTTATAAGCCTCGGCCATGACCGTATCTAGATCATACCCCTTACCTTCTTTAATTTCTTTTTCCCCTCGTGCCAATAACATGAGGATCTCCCTGTCATGCTCTGCGCGTTCGTATTCCTCCGCGCTTACCATGACAGCCGCGGCGCGTCCCCTCTGAGTTATAAATATAGGTTCGCGCGAAGCCCGCACACGCTGCAACACACCAGCCGCATCCTGGCGTAAATCCGTTATCGGTATAATATTCGGCATTCTACCCATGTGACACCTCCCAATGTACCCTTAAGCGTATCACCAACAATATCGTTCGTCAACGCTGTCTTTTTTTCATATGCCTTCATATGTTTTTCTCTATCTACACCGGGTGCGTCTAACGCCAGCGTTAAGCTGCAGATCGAAGGCGCGCTTTTACCATCGAGAATAATAAAAGCGTTACTGAAGAGCTGTCAGCTTCAACGCTTTGTTAGGTGGATTTCGACAAACTATATATTTTAATAGTTATATTTACTTACAAACAGCAATCCATAATTTGGCATAATAATCTAAATCAAAAACATTCCCTTTTATTGTTTTCCTGACCCGGTTTTTTAAATCTTCAGGCATCCAGTCTTCGATAAGTTGCTTTTCAGTTTTAGTAAGAACTTCAAATGTTTTATCGCTGCAAT
This window contains:
- a CDS encoding type II toxin-antitoxin system RelE/ParE family toxin, with product MKLRFTPSAKTELLSAAKYINNDNPDAAINFLKKTDELLKRLEKHPLSGRIIPEYPELPYRELLVLPYRFFYSVQNQTIWIVAVWHTAQLPKEPNKNVKGV
- a CDS encoding type II toxin-antitoxin system Phd/YefM family antitoxin; the encoded protein is MGRMPNIIPITDLRQDAAGVLQRVRASREPIFITQRGRAAAVMVSAEEYERAEHDREILMLLARGEKEIKEGKGYDLDTVMAEAYKLLKEG